The DNA window AATGCACTTTTTTCATGGCTAGCTTTTTAATACgatttaaaaatgtgattttaccccagttttaaagttgattggataaaaattaattgctaatattattggCTAATTATGATATTTCAATCAAATGAACTCTAAAACCCTAATTACATACTCAAAAATTAATACCATTATTTTTGGGTACCAAAAAATAAAACATCCATTTTACATCATCAAGTTTTCAATATACTGAAATATGAATTGAAGAATGTTGACCCAACTAACCGGTGTTGAAGCCTAAAAATCATTTCAATCATGTTTAGGTTCTTGGTCAAGTAAAACCAAGATTTTTCTTATTATATAGAATGCCGGAATTTGGAAGCTGAAAATCCATTTATCTTTACAGAAGAAATCGTATGTaatggaagaagaagaataatACAAAACATCCATTTTGTTAGAATTATCATTGTTTCAATGCATACTAGCTAACCTGTTGCGAGATAAGAACCAGAAGCCCTTGCGGCCCGACCAGGATCTCGTTAAGGAAACTAACCAACCCGAACCACACAACGGGAGTTACATCCACTCCTCCAAGAGGAGGTATCACCTTTCGGGTTGCAGTAAGAAAGGGTTCAGTGGGAGCATAAGCAATGACATATGGGAATTTCTCCACCGGAAGCTTGGGGTACCAAGACATGACTATTCTCAGAATAAATAGAAAGGCAAATGCTGagaaaaatggccctaagataccAATTGCCAGTTTAGCAGTGGCAGGGTCCAAATCGGCCAGTAACAATGTCCTACTTAGATCCGAGGTAACAACATCAGGGGGCATGTTGAGCTTAATGCTTGTTTCGATTCCAGCAATATGCGGTGGCTCCCTTAAACTAGATGGCAAGAGTTGAAAGTTAGAATTTGAAACAGCTAGGCAGCAATACGAGAGTCGATGGCCTCCTAGATATGAAAATTTCCTGCTATGATACTTGAATCTTTCCTGTGAAAGATAAAATGAAGTTTAAGCCCCAAATGGTAAACACTTAGATGACTAGTATGTGTTTATATTCCTTCTAAACCATATTCATTCCTCACCCTCTAAAGCAGTAGTAGATGAAATTGGCTTCCCCCCCCcgcccccccccaaaaaaaaaaaaactaaagactGTTCATCCCCAAACAATTGGAATAACATTACAGCAACGCATgcttaaaatatgaaaagatgtAGCACTGAAGGATAAGTACTTACAGAGATAGCAAAATTGTTGGTCTTCAACAACAGAGGTTGCCAGCCTGATCCTGAGAAAAAACAGAAATTGTTGGTGGTTGTTCGGTGataatcaattcccaggaaaggttgaGGAAGAAATGAGATGAAacgcaaaagaagaagaaaagaaatgggTACCTTTAATGAGAACGTTGCGTAGAAGGTGAGAGGACGTCGCCATTGGTGAGAGCTGAGAATAGCGTAAGACCGAGAGCGAGTGTTATAAGTGGAGGGGCTGGGGGGACGTTATCCTTTACTAGTAGTGAGGATGGATGGGGTCGGCTTGTTAACTAGGCTTATTTTATGTACTCTTTTGGGCCCATTACAGACTGACCCTGGCCCTATAACATAAGATTCGTTTCCCCTTGGCCCTGGCCTTAGCATGATTGGGATTCTTATCACTCATGTTGGTATCTAAAATTGATATTTGAATGAAACAGTAATATAAAATTCTAATCTACGAGCAGAACTGAGCGTTTTATGCTTCTTGTATAGCTGAAGGCGTAAGAATAGGAAGGCACGTGCACTGATAGTAGGCAAAACGTGTCAAAATATTGGACATAAATATGGCAGAATGGTGCCACGTCCTCTACTGTTAGTAGCTGTATAACTTAAACCAACCAGCGAGATCCCATCGTCAACCAACCATCCGTAATCTGAGTTAAGAGATGGCACAAAGCACGGACGATATAAAGCATGCAACCACACAGGCCAAGCAGTCTGAGGATGAGAGCTTGAGGGTAGCATACAAGCACGGCACTCCTCTTGAAGCTGGCAAAATAGCCGACTCTTCACCTGTTGATCTCTTTTCCAGTGCCCAACGTGTTCAAAATTCCTCCTCCCCATCGCCGCCTCCACCTCAATCTAACACTAGTACTGCTACCAATGCTGATTCCACATCCTCTGCCAATACGTAACCTCCTCATTTCACTTCAAACCCTTCTTTATGGGTTTTTTTTCTTCCCTGTGAGTTTTGTTTTTCTATGTTCCCTTGAACTAAAACTAAATTTCTCTAATAATAACTATAATTATCTTATTCTACTCCCATATTTATACTTAAGCATGATCTACTtagaaaaatagataaattggtccttttatctgttttttttttgttaaaatttttatccaaTTGTAACTATATAGtggatgaaaatattaaaaaaattaaaaagctaATTTagcaaaatacaatttaaattcagtATGATACTTTCACCACATGTATGCATGCGAGAGCAGCATCTTAAAGAGACAAACAAGAGACTTGTCCCAGTTGAGGCCAAGGAACCCAAACTAGTGGAGGCATTTAACCATATAACTACTTAACTCAACAACCTCTGCAAGCCATACTATTCATATATATTGTAATATTCTCAGCAACCACACAACAGCCAAACCACTCCTTTAACTCTTCGATCTTAAAAAAGAAGGGATATGAGTTTTCATTGCTCTGAAAGTGACAGTAAAAAACGCTATAGAGAACAATAATAATGAccaaaaaaggaagaaaacaacACCACTACCACAAATTACACCCATTGCCCAAAAGCCCATAACCCACACTGC is part of the Gossypium hirsutum isolate 1008001.06 chromosome D11, Gossypium_hirsutum_v2.1, whole genome shotgun sequence genome and encodes:
- the LOC121223590 gene encoding SEED MATURATION PROTEIN 1 produces the protein MAQSTDDIKHATTQAKQSEDESLRVAYKHGTPLEAGKIADSSPVDLFSSAQRVQNSSSPSPPPPQSNTSTATNADSTSSANT
- the LOC121223589 gene encoding protein COFACTOR ASSEMBLY OF COMPLEX C SUBUNIT B CCB3, chloroplastic, whose translation is MATSSHLLRNVLIKGSGWQPLLLKTNNFAISERFKYHSRKFSYLGGHRLSYCCLAVSNSNFQLLPSSLREPPHIAGIETSIKLNMPPDVVTSDLSRTLLLADLDPATAKLAIGILGPFFSAFAFLFILRIVMSWYPKLPVEKFPYVIAYAPTEPFLTATRKVIPPLGGVDVTPVVWFGLVSFLNEILVGPQGLLVLISQQVS